The uncultured Treponema sp. genomic interval GTTTTTATGACAGGCTCGGAGGGATAGTTTAGTACTATAAATAAAGGGAATCTTCTGCATCAACCCACATCTGCATAGTGCCATCCAAATATAATTGTGCATATTCAAGCGGTTCATCAATGGCAAGTGCATTTAATGCACAGTCTGATCCGGGTGTAGTCTTTAATTTTTTTTCTGCTTCCCAGCAGTCAATGCGGAGCATATAGCCAGCAGAGGTGTAAACATCAATACTATTGCGTTGTGGATTGTATTCTGCAAATATTGTTCTCATCGTATCCTATCTCCTTATCATTCAATCAATTATCAGTTACAAAAATCAGAAGCATTTCAATCAGTTCACCATGTCATTTTCATTTTGTGTTATAATGTGTTATCAGATTTTTTTGCCCTTGTATTTGCCCTTATCAGAGTTCGTAAACACTGGTGGGACGATATAAAACAAGGGAAACAATAAGGGAAAGCTCACCTGCGACAAATTCAGTATTTTCAAGGGTTTGCGGAGAACTTAATAACAAGATATAACAGTTATTAAATCTCTTAAAACAGGTGAAATCTCAATTCAAGTTTGTACGAATTATAAACCGCCAAAAGACAGTCAGCATACTGGTCTTTATATTTACTGACGAGAGGCTTAAAAAAATCTGCCGGAATTATGGAGAAAAGATTTTTCATAGTTTCTGATTACAAGATTATTATAGCATGATTTATGGAGTTTTTCTTATAAAATCAGCAGGATAATTTTCAATTCAAGTCTTTTCCCCTTCACCACTCTCCGCTCAAAAAATCCTTGATGTGCACAATTTTTATTCCGTCCTCAATTCCGCAGACGGAGGAATCCATTGTAACGACGTATTTCGGGAAGCTGTCCTTTATTGCTTTGAGGTTTCCGATTTCCCTGTCCGAATCTTCCGGCAGAGTTCTGCACACCTGAACGTAGATTTTTTGCCCATGCCTGACTGCCACAAAATCAATTTCCTTGTCATAAAGTTTTCCGATGTAAACTGAAAAACCCCGTCGGCAAAGCTCCAGATAAACTATATTTTCAAGAACCGAAGCCACGGATTTTGGAGAATAACCGAACTGGCTGTATTTGAATCCGATGTCGGAAAGATAATATTTTTCCTGGGTTTTCAAAATTTCCTTGCCTTGAATATCGTAGCGGTTGCAGCGGTAGATTATGAACGCTTCCTCAAGCCAGGCAATATAATTGTAGATTGTCTCAATTGAAACTGAGCGGTGCTGGCTTTTGAAAAAGTCGAAAATTGTCTTTGCGCTGAAATTCTTTCCCAGATTTTCAAGAACAAATCTGACAACCCGGTTGAACATCTCCAAGTTCGAGATATTGTGCCGTCTTGAAATATCGCGCGTTACAACCGTCGAATAAATTCCGTCAATAATCTGATAGTTTTCTTCCTGACTGTGATTCGTTTTTGCAATAAAAGGAAAACCGCCTGATTTTAAATACATGTCAAAATATTCATCCTTTGTCCTTTCCGCTGATTCAGGAAAATACGTCTTCTTGAATTCCATAAATTCAAGAAAAGAAAGCGTGTAAACTGGAATCAGAACAAAACGGCCGGTAAGAAATGTTGAAATTTCAGAGGACAGCAGTTTTGAGTTCGAGCCGGTAACGTAAATGTCCACGTTCCGATTTTCAAAAAGAGAATTGACGCACTTTTCCCAGTTTTCAACTTCCTGAACCTCATCCAAAAGAAGATAAACTTTCTGACTTTTATCAGCATTTTCAATTGCAGCAAGCAAGTCCGCGTTCATCTGAGAAGCGTCATAACTTTCATCAAATTCCATGGAAGAATAAAGCCTCTCGATTACGTTGCACGGATTCACACCCATAGACAAAAGCTCTTTTTTATAAGTGCTCAGGATTGTAGACTTTCCGCAGCGGCGCACACCGCAAAGAATCTTTATAATGCTTTCATCCTTGAATTTCTTGAGATTTTCTATAAATACCGGTCTAAAAAGTTCCACTTCATCTTTCATATTTTCAGATTTTAACTGAAAAAGTTTAGAAAAACAATAAGTTTTTCAGTTTTAGACTTAAAAACTTATTGTTTCTTCGGCGAGTTTATGCGAAGATTTTCCCGACAATCCCATTTTCCTACTGAAAACTATTTCAAATTCCGCAAAAGTTTTCAGTAGCAGTGAAAACTTTATTGATTTTTGTAAAAGTTTTCAGTAGGATTTAAGCATGATAAACAGAGAGCGGTACATAGAAAAAATCAGGCCGTTTTATGAAAGCGACCTGATAAAGGTAATCACGGGAATCAGGCGGTGCGGAAAGTCGGTTGTCCTTGAGCAGGTGAAAAACGAGCTTGCGGCACATGGAAAGAAGATAATCCATCTGAACTTCGAGCTTCGTTCTGTCTCCTCAAAAATTACGGATGATGAAGAATTGATTAATTATATAGAAGAAAAAATCAAAGCAAGACCAGATGGGAAATGGTACATTTTTCTGGATGAAGTTCAGTCCGTAAAAAACTGGAATCTCGCCTGCAAGTCGCTCCGACTTGGAAACACGTCGATTTTCATAACCGGCTCAAATTCCAAGCTTCTCTCAAAGGAATTCACAAAGGAGCTTAGCGGCCGCTATGTCTCGTTCACAATCCGCCCTTTTGTCTATAAGGAAATTCAGGAATATGCGGCGGAGCTTGGCAAAGAAGTTTCCATAAACGACTATCTTATTTACGGAGGTTTTCCAAAACGCTTTGAATTTCCAGACAGAGAGTCCATGCTGCGCTATCTGAACGACCTTGATCAGACGATTGTCCTTAACGACATAATAAACCGCTATAAAATCCGCAAGGAAGAGATTTTCACAAAGCTCGTTGACTTTGTGCTTGTCTCGAATGCCCGGATTTTCAGTTCAAACTCCGTGCACAATTATCTTAAGTCGCAGAAAATCGAATGTTCCGTGAACACCGTGATGAAATATCTTGACTATCTGGAGGAAGCCTACGTCATCCGGAAAATTCCGCAGTATTCCACAAAGGCAAAAAAACGCCTCGACTTTTACACGAAACTCTACGATGAGGATGTCGCTTTCAACTCAATCAGGCAGACAAACGGAAGGTTCGACCTTACACACAATCTTGAAAATACCGTCTACAATGAGCTGGTCTTTATGGGCTACTCGCTGAATGTTCTAAATATAGACGGAAAAGAAATTGACTTCCTGGCATCAAAAAACAACAAAGAATATCTTGTGCAGGTCGCCTACAGCGTTGCGGAAGATTCAACCTACGAGCGGGAATTCGCTCCGTTCGCCGCCGCAGACAACAGCCGGAAAAAAATCCTGATTACAAACGACGAGAACGATTTTTCCACAAGCACAGTGCAGCATATCAGGCTGAAGGATTTTCTTTTGATGAAAGATTTGGAAGGGTAAAAGGAGTTGCGAGCGAAAAACATTAACCAATCGCAGTCAAAACATTTTTTCAAACACTCTAAAACAGAAACTCTTCGGATTTTTCAATTTTCTGCATATTAAAAAGATCTTCTTACATAAATTGTTCAATAAGATTGATTATTGTAGATTTCGCAGAATTTTTGTCGATTCTTTGAGGAAACAGAACCGCAGGACTTATATTCATAGCGTTGCAAAGCTTTAAAATTGTATTTAATGTGGGAGTCCTTTTTCCTGTTTCAATATATGTAATCATATTCTGGGAAACGCCAGATTCATAGGATAGCTCCAGCTGAGAAAATCCATTTCTTTCCCTCTCCTTTTTCAATTGACTGCATATATATCTTTCTTGCTCTTCTATATCCATAAAGTTATTTTTTAATAAATTTAGTGATAAAACAAATAAATATAGTTTGACTTTTAATAAATAAAAAAAGGCAAGGAATTCTGGACTTGGTATGCATACGGTCTTTTATTGGGAATAATAGCAATAATCCATTCAATTATATTAAAGCCAGTCAGCTCATCAGAAAAAAGCAGCTCTGAAAATTCCGAGGACTCAAACATATCAGAAACAAAAGCCATGATTTCAGACAACGGAAAATCAGCTAAGACAAAAATCGCAAGCATTCTTGGAATAGGCTTTGTTGCACTTATTTTAGTTTTTATGATTTTTGGGACAGGCTCGTCTGGAAAGGTTGGAAAATGGGAATATTCAAAGGCTACAGCAAATGGAAGCGGAAACTGGTACATCAGATTCACACAAAATAATGCTGCCTTATTCAAACTAGATGTAAAAGGCGAGATTCCGTCTTACCTTATCGGATTGGATTTTTTTGTAAACGATCTTCAAAAAGACACCGGCTGGACAAAAGTTTCAGACAGCTCAGAAATGGGAATAAACAACTTTAACAGCAATCCTGAAAAAATGAACTTCCTATCCAATCATTGGAAAATACAAAGGAAATTGGGTCGTTATATACAACGGAATGGATTTATGCGAGCTAAAAAAGAAAGGCTACCTTGATTTCTGCTGGGGAGAATTGAAAGAAGGAAATGTAAAGCCAGTAATCAAATATCAGGATTTAGACAAGTATCTGGATTAGGGAAAACACATCAAAACTTATGTAATTTGTATACTTGGCTGCTCAAATTGCATAAGTTTTAACAAAGCGGTCAAAAAAAATCCTTGAACATTCCGCTTCTTTCCTTGCCATCCTCCTCTTTTATGATTATTTTCTTTGTAGGTTGCATGCATTTTTTTCTTTGATTTTTTATGGAGGTTTGTATGAAAAGCAGAATCAGAAAGATTTTTTCTTTGGCCGCCGTTTTTAGCTGCATTGCAGGTCTTTCAGCCCAGTCAGTCTCCGAAAAAAGCAATGCAAACCTTGAGCCTGTCCGGAATTTTGAGCTCGATCGGTATCTTGGAAAATGGTATGAAATCGGGCGTTTTGACTTCAAGTGGGAAAAGAATCTGAAAAACGTTACGGCCGAATACTCGATGAACAAAAACGGCACGGTCAAGGTCGTAAATTCAGGTTATGATTACGCCGCACAAAAAGAAAAGCAGTCCGTGGGAAAGGCGAAATTCGCCGGGAATAAAAACGAGGGAAGCCTTAAAGTCTCGTTCTTTAGGCCGTTTTACAGCGACTACAAAATTATCGCGCTTGATTCAGAATACAACTACGCGCTTGTCGCAGGAGCAAACAAAAAGCTTTTGTGGATTTTGAGCCGAACAAAAACAATTCCTTCCGACGTCAAGGAAAACTACATTCAGACTGCCCAGAACGCAGGCTACGACTTGAGCGATTTTGTCTGGACTGAGCAGGAATAAAAAATCCGGCATGACTGAAAGTTTCGGTTGTGCCGGGAAAAGGGCTAGTTCACTGTTTTACTTCCAGTTCAAATCTCCTCAAGCCGGAAATCCTGTAAAAATATATTTTTGATAAATTTTTGACTTTTGCTTTTCATAATACAGTTTATTCAAAATATACAATTGATAAAAAAAATCTTTGATAAAATCCACAAAATACATCCGCTTATAAAAGAATCTTCACAAAAATACATTCTAGTTTTAGAATTATTTTATGGACTCTATTTGTAAAGATATTTTCCGTTCTGTTCATGAAGGATGCTGGATTTATATTGAATATAAAAACAAAAGTGAAGAATGCACTAAATATTGGATTGCAATTAGAAACATAAATCTAGGGAAAAAAAGCCTTGAAGCAACGGGACTTCATCTTGGCAGCTTTACAACAAAAAACCTTTTTTTATTTATTGAAAACATTCTTTGCACTCGGATAATGGAAGGCACTTATTTTCAAACCAACAAAAATTTAATAGAAGACATTGAACTTTATCCGCAGAAATATAAAGAGATTTTTTCTGAAATTGCAAACTTAAAAACTCTGAATTATCTTTCTGACTGCAACAAGCTTGCCGACATTCCAAAACTCAACACAAAGTACGAGCTTATAAATCGGCTTGATTCTTCAAAACTGAAAAACAGGATTTACAATTTGGATGACGAGCAATTTAAAATGTTCGTAAACAGCTTTAAAAAATCCGCAGAAATAAAAGAAGAAAAAAATATTAACAGCACAATTCAAATTGCCCTGAACGAGCTGAGCATTCACACTCAAAAAGGACTTTATGTTTTGGCTTATCGGGAAGTACGCTTTGATGTTGAAAGGCGAGTTTTAATTGCAGGGAAAAAAATCAAAATCTGCTCGGAATTCTGCATGGAAAAAAGCACTGACAAAAACGGCAAAAAACTGAGCATTTTAAATTTTATCGACAATGAAGACTTATCCTTGCTTGAGAATTTTGAAAAGAATGCAGAAACAATAAAAGACATTGTAATGCAAAACATAAAAAACAAAAAAGACTGCGCAGTTGACGACATGCCTTATTTTCTTTGCCTGCAGCGGGATTTAAATATCGACCTTGAAAAAGAATACGAAGCAATCGTAAATATGTATTCCCAGAACAATGTTACTGTTCCGATTCAGGCTTTTTTTGGCGAGCTTCATTCGATAAAACAGAATAACGAAGTTTATCCACTGGCTTTGATAAACAAAAATGTAAATCTTGACCAGCTGCTTGCAATTCACACTGCAATGAATTTTCCTGTCGCATACATTCAAGGACCGCCTGGAACAGGAAAAACTACAACCATAATCAGCACGATTATTACAGCATTTTTTAATTCAAAAACTGTTCTTTTTTCTTCATACAACAACCATCCGATTGACGGTGTCTTTGAAAAATTGACAAACTTAAAATATAAGAATTACAAAATTCCATTTCCGATTCTGCGAATTGGCAGTAACGAGCGGATTCAAGAAACATGTCTATACATTAAAAGGCTGCTTTTTCAAATAAAATCCCTAAAATCATTTGACGCAGTTTTACAGCAAAATAAAGAAAACCAAATTGAGCGGACGAAAAAACTTACAGAGCTTTTGCAGAAACACGAAGAACAGCTTGACTTGGCTGAACGAAAAGAATTAATTGAAGAAATGCTTTCAAAAAGCGAGAATATGAACCTTCGGATGAATCTTGAGGGGCAGCAATATTCAAAAATCAAAAAACGCCTTGAAGAAATTGGAAACATCACTGACGAAGATGCTCTCAGCCTTTTGGATTTTGACCACGAAAAACTGATGCAGTTTATAAATTTTACTTCAGTTAAATTTCTGAAACGGCTTTTTGAAGACGATTACAAAGATTTTATTGAGATTTTGAATATCAAAAACAAAGAAAAACAGGCCACAGAATTCAACAAATACTTTTCTGTGTCTGAAAACATTTTTAAAATGCAAAAAGTATTTCCAGTTTTTTGTTCAACTTGCATTTCAACGCAGAAAATTGGCGGTCCGCAGACTTATTTTGATATGACAATCATTGACGAGGCAAGTCAGTGCAATACAGCAGTTTCGCTTGTTCCGATTATCCGCGGAAAAAATCTTATGCTTGTTGGAGATCCTCAGCAGCTGAATCCTGTAATTACATTGGATAAAAATATCAACGAGGAACTGAAAGCAAAATACAAGGTGAATGAAAATTATGATTACATAAAAAATTCAATTTACAAAGCATATCTTGCCAGCGATTCTGTGAGCCAGGAAATTCTTTTACATAATCATTATAGATGCGCAAAGGAAATCATAGAGTTCAGCAATAAAAAATATTATAACAATCAGCTAAGTATAAAATCTGAAATTGCAAAAGAAAAGCCGCTTGTCTTTTGCGAAGTCCGGGAAAACTATTCCGCCGAGAAAAACACATCTTTGGATGAAGCTGAAAAAATTGTGCAGTATGTAAAAAATCATCCGGATAAGAAAATAGGAATCATCACTCCGTTTAAGAATCAAAAAGATTTGATTGATTACAAATTAAGGGAAAATCATTTGGAAAACAAGGCAAGCTGCGGAACAGTCCACGCGTTTCAGGGTGATGAAAAAGATGAGATTCTGTTTTCACTTGCGCTTACAAACCGCACTTATTCAAAAACTTACGACTGGCTTAAAAATAACCGGGAGCTATTGAACGTTGCAGTTTCGCGGGCAAAAGACAAATTTGTAATTTTTTCAAATACTGAAGAACTAAAAAGGCTTCACAAAAATGATGATGCCGATGATTTATACGAGCTGGCAGAATATGTAAAAAAGAACGGCGAATATAAAATCACGCCGAGAGAATCTTCTTCTAGAGCGCTGGGAATAAAGCCTTACAGCACCGAAACTGAAAACACCTTCCTGACAACATTAAATCACGCAATTTCAACATTGATAGAATCTGACGGAAAATTTTCAGTAGAGCGGGAAGTTCAGCTTTCACACCTGTTTGAAAAAAATCCAAGCGACAGCGATTTTTTCTACAAAGGAAGCCTGGATTTTGTGATTTATAAAAAAGGATTCCGAAACAGAAAAGATGCAGTTCTTGCAATAGAGCTTGACGGCCCAGAACATCACAACAATCCGAATGTAATCGCAAGAGACGAAAAGAAAAAACAGATTTGCAAAAATCACGGCTTCGATTTGCTGCACGTTGACAACAGTTATGCAAGACGCTATTGCTTTGTAAAAGAAATTCTGACAGAGTTTTTGGGGAATTAAAAAGGGGAACTGTCTAAAAAATTTTATTTGCGGTAGTTCATTGTAATATTTCTTCCTTCACACTTTTTTTGCTATAAAATTTTCAGATATTCATTTATATATTCTACGAATTGCAGTACCATATGATTTAGACTTTCATAGTAGGACATATTATTTTATTTATTTACATTCCCAGAGCTATCAAACTTTGACAAATCGCCAGATAGATACAGCTAGTGGATTCCCCGAATAATAAAAAAAGCGGTGGATTTTGATGATTTTTGGGTTATAGTAAAAACTCTCATTACATACAAATCAAAAACACAATGACACATCACTTTTTTCAGAAGAACGAATGTCATGGATTCGAGCCAAAGGTTCTTTTCAATACTTATTGCCATCTAGCTATTTCTGACACTCATCATTTTATGTAAAACTTTTTTTGAATATACTCATCTATGTATTTTGCATCCACTAGTAATTTTTGTTTACTAGAACATTGCTACATTTCTACAGTTATGCCATCGTTCTTTTTAGCTTCTATGTTTTATTTTTGTCCTTTTTTCCTGCTGCAGTAATTGAATTTGCAATTCTTTTTTCTTTTGAAATTTGAGTTGTATAGAATCGTTCTTCTAAGCCATATAATATATTCTTCAAATCATCTTCATTAGAAATCTGAGCCTTTCCATTATTTAATTTTAAATTTGGATAATAATCTTTTATATAAACAAACATATCCTTTTTTTCTTGTTTTGACATTTTTGAAAAAGTATCTTGTACCAGAGCAATTTTTTTTCGATTAGGAATCTTTACTTTATCAACTGAAAAACCATCTGATAAAACAAAATCCTTTTCTGTAAGAAAAGACTGTACTTCTGCATCTGTTGCTTCTCTGTATATTTCATTTATTCCATTAAATATTTTAGTTATTGAAAATAATTTTCTAAAATACAAAATATCTTTTCTCCTGTCATAAATTGCATCAGGATATGCATTTACTTGAAATAGAGAAATATTCTGGCATTTCTTAAATCTCTCTCCCAATGTAATAAAACTTCTTTTTTTCACAAATGCATTTCGAGTTACTTTTTGAAAGAACAGAATATCATCTGATAACTCAAAAATATATTCAATTCCGGCAGCATCTGAGTGAGATGCCATATCATAATCTGCACCTGAAGATTTTACCTTTATTTCTTTAGTTGCATAATCTTTACTAGCAAAGTTTTCTAATTTATACCATTCAAAATCATCAAGATTCGTTCGATTATCAAAATCAAAACTATTTTCTTCAATTGATTTTAAATTACTTATTAAAGGATAAAGAGAGTCTTTATCTTCAAAAAGTTTCTTGTAATTCTCTTTTGTCTTACATATTACAGTTTTACTCATTTTCAGACCTCTTTATTTTCTAGAAATGTATGTTGTATCGTTTAATCTATAAAAAGAGAGATTTATTATTTCGTCTTTATTTCTTATAAGCTTTCCTTTAATTAACAGAATGAGCTGTGTTCCCTGCTCTGTTTCTGCATGATAGGTATGATATCCAAGTATCAAGTATGCAGGATTAAAATACTGAGAATTTGAAACAAATGTAAATATCAGTATTAAACAGTAAACAAAAATTAAAACTCGCCAACTATTTATTCCAAGAGCAACAAAAAAATATCCCAAATAAATTGGCAAAAACTCATTGTCTGCAAGTGTACAAGATTGAATATTTCTAATTTCTTCCAATGAAAAAAATTTAGTAAATAACTTCAAGAAAAAAGCAAATAAAAATGGGATTATCAGAATAAGAATACATATACACCAACTTTTAATTTCTATTTTGGAAAAATTTTTAGGAAGAGGATTTAAGAAAAAACAAATCCCCCAAATAGCCAAAAACCAAAGAGTAGAACTAATTGTCAAAAGGAACTTATAAAACTTGTTCATTTTTGAGTTCTATTGGCTTTGCAAACTCTTTACTCATTTTGCTATTTCGTTTGTAATTTTCCATAAGCCACTTCCTATTTATCAGAATTGCATTGATTTTCTAATATGCTTTGTTGGCAACTTTACAGTTAGTTATTGCAACCACGACAAACTTCATTAAAATATCTGCGTCTTTACTCATTTTGACAATAATATTGCTTGTAACTTTTAATCATTAAACATATGATGTCATAATTTTCTTAAATTTTCAATAAAAATCTCTTGAAATCAAAAGCAATCAATTTCAACATCAAAAAGTTATGCTTCAGAAAATCCTGTCTCAGCATATCAAAATCAATTTTATACACGATTTTATCATTTTAATTTTTCGCTTCGTCAAATGAGATGCTTTCAATTTCTGCTGTTCTGTCATGCCTGCCGAATTTATCTGTTAGGAAGATTTTGTGATTGTTGTTGGTCATTATTTTTTACCGCTTCACATCGTTTTTCAATTTCTACACCAAATTGCTCAATTCCTTCCTTTTTATTGTATCTGTTTATTCGCTAGTACCTTCAGCAACAATAAACCTGATGCCCACAGGCAGTCATTATATTTTGACATGGTATGATAAAAATCTTCGCACTAGCCGCAAGTTCTACTACGGAACTGATTTTTAATATACGAAGATTTTTTATTATGGTCAAGGGGATTTTAAGAGAGGTTTTTCAAGTGTTTATACTCTCTCATGACAATCGTAAAATGTTATTAATATAAGGCCATGCCAAAAACTTTTAGGGAAAATCTGAGGGAAGAGCTTGATTATCAGGACATAAAGGTTAAGGAACTTGCTGTTGCAACCGGAATTCCAAAGCCCACTCTGGACTGCTACCTGAGCGCACAGCAGGTGATTCCGCCCGCAGACATTGCGGTTAAAATCGCGCGGACTCTAAATGTTTCGGTCGAATATCTTGTTACCGGAGAGAATAATTCCTTGCAGAACCAGAATCCGACAGGCACGCAAAACAAGGAAAATCTCGCAAAACTCAATATTCTTATAAGGGATTTTTCAAGGCTTTCAAAGCGCGATCAGGAAATTGTGCTAACGATTACGGAGAAGATAGCTGGGAACGTGTGCTGAAAAATGAAGCTGCAATAAAATCAATTTTTCCATACAATCGGCATTTCAAAACACCAGAATGGAATATTTCAATGTTCCTACTAATTTTTAATTCTCTGAATTATATTTCTTTAAAG includes:
- a CDS encoding DUF6061 family protein; this translates as MRTIFAEYNPQRNSIDVYTSAGYMLRIDCWEAEKKLKTTPGSDCALNALAIDEPLEYAQLYLDGTMQMWVDAEDSLYL
- a CDS encoding ATP-binding protein: MKDEVELFRPVFIENLKKFKDESIIKILCGVRRCGKSTILSTYKKELLSMGVNPCNVIERLYSSMEFDESYDASQMNADLLAAIENADKSQKVYLLLDEVQEVENWEKCVNSLFENRNVDIYVTGSNSKLLSSEISTFLTGRFVLIPVYTLSFLEFMEFKKTYFPESAERTKDEYFDMYLKSGGFPFIAKTNHSQEENYQIIDGIYSTVVTRDISRRHNISNLEMFNRVVRFVLENLGKNFSAKTIFDFFKSQHRSVSIETIYNYIAWLEEAFIIYRCNRYDIQGKEILKTQEKYYLSDIGFKYSQFGYSPKSVASVLENIVYLELCRRGFSVYIGKLYDKEIDFVAVRHGQKIYVQVCRTLPEDSDREIGNLKAIKDSFPKYVVTMDSSVCGIEDGIKIVHIKDFLSGEW
- a CDS encoding ATP-binding protein, translating into MINRERYIEKIRPFYESDLIKVITGIRRCGKSVVLEQVKNELAAHGKKIIHLNFELRSVSSKITDDEELINYIEEKIKARPDGKWYIFLDEVQSVKNWNLACKSLRLGNTSIFITGSNSKLLSKEFTKELSGRYVSFTIRPFVYKEIQEYAAELGKEVSINDYLIYGGFPKRFEFPDRESMLRYLNDLDQTIVLNDIINRYKIRKEEIFTKLVDFVLVSNARIFSSNSVHNYLKSQKIECSVNTVMKYLDYLEEAYVIRKIPQYSTKAKKRLDFYTKLYDEDVAFNSIRQTNGRFDLTHNLENTVYNELVFMGYSLNVLNIDGKEIDFLASKNNKEYLVQVAYSVAEDSTYEREFAPFAAADNSRKKILITNDENDFSTSTVQHIRLKDFLLMKDLEG
- a CDS encoding helix-turn-helix transcriptional regulator; amino-acid sequence: MDIEEQERYICSQLKKERERNGFSQLELSYESGVSQNMITYIETGKRTPTLNTILKLCNAMNISPAVLFPQRIDKNSAKSTIINLIEQFM
- a CDS encoding lipocalin family protein, with translation MKSRIRKIFSLAAVFSCIAGLSAQSVSEKSNANLEPVRNFELDRYLGKWYEIGRFDFKWEKNLKNVTAEYSMNKNGTVKVVNSGYDYAAQKEKQSVGKAKFAGNKNEGSLKVSFFRPFYSDYKIIALDSEYNYALVAGANKKLLWILSRTKTIPSDVKENYIQTAQNAGYDLSDFVWTEQE
- a CDS encoding AAA domain-containing protein, translated to MDSICKDIFRSVHEGCWIYIEYKNKSEECTKYWIAIRNINLGKKSLEATGLHLGSFTTKNLFLFIENILCTRIMEGTYFQTNKNLIEDIELYPQKYKEIFSEIANLKTLNYLSDCNKLADIPKLNTKYELINRLDSSKLKNRIYNLDDEQFKMFVNSFKKSAEIKEEKNINSTIQIALNELSIHTQKGLYVLAYREVRFDVERRVLIAGKKIKICSEFCMEKSTDKNGKKLSILNFIDNEDLSLLENFEKNAETIKDIVMQNIKNKKDCAVDDMPYFLCLQRDLNIDLEKEYEAIVNMYSQNNVTVPIQAFFGELHSIKQNNEVYPLALINKNVNLDQLLAIHTAMNFPVAYIQGPPGTGKTTTIISTIITAFFNSKTVLFSSYNNHPIDGVFEKLTNLKYKNYKIPFPILRIGSNERIQETCLYIKRLLFQIKSLKSFDAVLQQNKENQIERTKKLTELLQKHEEQLDLAERKELIEEMLSKSENMNLRMNLEGQQYSKIKKRLEEIGNITDEDALSLLDFDHEKLMQFINFTSVKFLKRLFEDDYKDFIEILNIKNKEKQATEFNKYFSVSENIFKMQKVFPVFCSTCISTQKIGGPQTYFDMTIIDEASQCNTAVSLVPIIRGKNLMLVGDPQQLNPVITLDKNINEELKAKYKVNENYDYIKNSIYKAYLASDSVSQEILLHNHYRCAKEIIEFSNKKYYNNQLSIKSEIAKEKPLVFCEVRENYSAEKNTSLDEAEKIVQYVKNHPDKKIGIITPFKNQKDLIDYKLRENHLENKASCGTVHAFQGDEKDEILFSLALTNRTYSKTYDWLKNNRELLNVAVSRAKDKFVIFSNTEELKRLHKNDDADDLYELAEYVKKNGEYKITPRESSSRALGIKPYSTETENTFLTTLNHAISTLIESDGKFSVEREVQLSHLFEKNPSDSDFFYKGSLDFVIYKKGFRNRKDAVLAIELDGPEHHNNPNVIARDEKKKQICKNHGFDLLHVDNSYARRYCFVKEILTEFLGN
- a CDS encoding helix-turn-helix transcriptional regulator produces the protein MPKTFRENLREELDYQDIKVKELAVATGIPKPTLDCYLSAQQVIPPADIAVKIARTLNVSVEYLVTGENNSLQNQNPTGTQNKENLAKLNILIRDFSRLSKRDQEIVLTITEKIAGNVC